In the Theobroma cacao cultivar B97-61/B2 chromosome 1, Criollo_cocoa_genome_V2, whole genome shotgun sequence genome, one interval contains:
- the LOC18612340 gene encoding glycine-rich RNA-binding protein 4, mitochondrial, whose protein sequence is MKKSLMRFIAGRASTIVDNRTYSSWRFYCSPTSSSSRPPPNGKLFVAGLSWSVDEKSLKDAFSSFGHVSEVRIMYDKDTGRSRGFGFVHFSKEDEARCAKDAMDGKALLGRPLRISFALEKIRGAPVVVPRLPNGNA, encoded by the exons ATGAAGAAGAGCCTCATGAGGTTCATTGCTGGAAGAGCTTCGACAATAGTTGATAATCGAACTTATTCATCCTGGCGATTCTATTGTTCACCAACTTCATCTTCCTCCCGTCCTCCTCCCAACGGCAAACTCTTTGTTGCAG GATTGTCATGGTCAGTTGATGAGAAATCCTTGAAAGATGCCTTCTCCTCTTTTGGTCACGTCTCTGAAG TGAGGATAATGTATGATAAAGACACTGGTAGGTCAAGAGGCTTTGGGTTTGTTCATTTTTCTAAAGAAGATGAAGCCAGATGTGCTAAAGATGCTATGGATGGAAAG GCATTGCTAGGTCGACCATTAAGGATAAGCTTTGCTCTTGAAAAGATTCGTGGTGCACCTGTTGTAGTCCCTCGCCTGCCTAACGGTAATGCT
- the LOC18612342 gene encoding pyrophosphate--fructose 6-phosphate 1-phosphotransferase subunit beta, whose amino-acid sequence MSPAVATNGFADTQKEEGPSRLPPVYSELQSNRLNHSPPLPSILKSSFKVVDGPPTSAAGNPNEIANLFPNLYGKPSVSLVPGDSEMKGHQSLKIGVVLSGGQAPGGHNVITGIFDYLQERAKGSTLYGFKGGPAGIVRCKYVKLSTELIYPYRNQGGFDMICSGRDKIETPEQLKQAEETVKKLDLDGLVVVGGDDSNTNACLLAENFRSKNMKTQVIGCPKTIDGDLKCKEVPISFGFDTACKIYSEMIGNVMTDARSTGKYYHFIRLMGRAASHITLECALQTHPNIAIIGEEVAAKKLTMKNVTSHIADIICKRLELGLNYGVILLPEGLIDFIPEAKQLIAELNEILVHDVVDEAGMWKRKLRSQSQELFEFLPQAIQEQLLLERDPHGNVQVARIETEKMLIQMVETELDQRKQEGAYKGHFQGQPHFFGYEGRCGFPTNFDANYCYALGYATGVLLHSGKTGLISSVGNLTAPVDEWTVGGTALTSLMDVERRHGKFKPVIKKAMVDLEGAPFMKFASMRDDWAAKNRYLSPGPVQFVGPFANDINYTLMLELGAQFPY is encoded by the exons ATGTCACCTGCCGTCGCCACCAACGGCTTCGCCGACACTCAGAAGGAGGAAGGCCCCAGCCGCCTCCCCCCTGTCTACAGTGAACTCCAAAGTAACCGATTGAACCACTCCCCTCCCCTCCCATCTATCCTCAAAAGCTCCTTCAAAGTCGTTGATGGCCCCCCTACCTCTGCTGCTGGAAACCCAA ATGAGATAGCGAACTTGTTTCCAAATCTTTATGGAAAGCCATCGGTTTCGTTGGTTCCTGGTGATTCTGAGATGAAGGGCCATCAGAGTTTGAAGATTGGAGTTGTTTTGTCTGGAGGGCAAGCTCCTGGGGGACACAATGTGATAACTGGGATTTTCG ACTACTTGCAAGAACGCGCAAAAGGAAGTACACTTTATGGGTTTAAGGGCGGTCCAGCGGGCATTGTGAGGTGCAAATATGTTAAGCTGTCTACTGAGTTAATTTACCCTTACAGAAACCAG GGTGGCTTTGATATGATTTGCAGTGGTCGAGACAAAATTGAAACTCCAGAGCAG CTTAAGCAAGCTGAAGAAACAGTGAAGAAGCTTGATTTGGATGGGCTTGTTGTCGTTGGTGGGGATGACTCAAACACAAATGCTTGCCTTCTTGCTGAGAACTTTAG GAGTAAAAATATGAAGACACAAGTTATTGGCTGCCCAAAAACTATTGATGGCGATTTGAAATGCAAAGAGGTGCCTATAAGTTTTGGATTTGACACTGCATGCAAG ATATATTCAGAGATGATTGGAAATGTCATGACAGATGCTCGTTCAACTGGAAAATACTACCACT TCATAAGGCTCATGGGCCGTGCAGCTTCTCATATAACTTTGGAGTGTGCTTTGCAGACTCACCCAAATATTGCGATTATTGGGGAAGAG GTTGCTGCCAAAAAGCTAACAATGAAGAATGTTACAAGTCATATTGCAGATATCATTTGCAAACGTCTGGAACTTGGGCTTAATTATGGTGTAATACTTCTACCAGAAGGccttattgattttattcctGAG GCAAAACAGCTTATTGCAGAGCTAAATGAAATTTTAGTTCATGATGTTGTTGATGAAGCTGGGATGTGGAAAAGGAAACTCAGAAGCCAATCTCAAGAGCTTTTTGAGTTTTTACCTCAAGCAATTCAGGAGCAGCTACTGCTTGAAAGAGATCCACATGGGAATGTGCag GTTGCCAGGATAGAAACAGAAAAAATGCTCATCCAAATGGTGGAAACTGAATTGGATCAAAGGAAGCAAGAAGGTGCATACAAGGGACATTTTCAAGGACAGCCCCACTTCTTTGG CTATGAGGGTCGATGTGGTTTTCCAACAAACTTTGATGCCAACTACTGTTACGCTTTGGGTTATGCTACTGGAGTCCTTCTTCATTCAGGAAAAACTGGATTGATTTCTTCG GTGGGTAATTTGACTGCTCCAGTTGATGAATGGACTGTTGGAGGAACAGCATTAACATCCTTAATGGACGTTGAGCGAAGACATG GGAAGTTCAAGCCTGTAATTAAGAAGGCAATGGTGGACCTTGAAG gTGCACCATTCATGAAATTTGCATCCATGCGGGACGATTGGGCCGCTAAGAATCGATATCTAAGCCCAG GTCCTGTTCAATTCGTTGGGCCGTTTGCAAATGACATCAATTATACTCTAATGCTGGAGCTGGGGGCTCAATTTCCATATTAA